The sequence GTAAACTGAAATACATTTCTGAGAAAACTACTTTTAATCAGTGGTTATTAAACATCCACTAATTTACAATAGGCATGTCAGTGGGTGTATCAGTGGGCGTGTCCTTCTAACATCATCCTCATGAACTATATGCAACAGTTTTGCATGTTTACCTCGTACTCGAcgtactcctcctcctccacctcataGGACACAGTCTGGATCTTCACCTCGTTCTCATCCAGGAGTTTAGCCTGCGGATCTTCGGCGCTGGGCGTCTCGACGcacacctccttctctttcttttcagtgAAGGTGGTCTCGCAGCACTCGCTTTTGTAGTCCTTGGCCTTGACGGTGACGTCGTCCTTGTAGAGGATGAAGTTGGGCTTGTAAAAAGCctccactgccaggtgaagagAAGTGGCATCCAGGAGCTGAGACTTAGCTTTACCGTTCGTTGCCATGACCCCAACCTGACCGCCAACTCctccaccattaccaccacctcctcctccacctctgcCTCCGCTGCTGGTCACGAAGTAGTTAATGATGT comes from Hemibagrus wyckioides isolate EC202008001 linkage group LG25, SWU_Hwy_1.0, whole genome shotgun sequence and encodes:
- the syndig1l gene encoding synapse differentiation-inducing gene protein 1-like isoform X2; translation: MENLSELQNPLLDKNSKHVVKADYGYRSDFPSSQYQENIINYFVTSSGGRGGGGGGGNGGGVGGQVGVMATNGKAKSQLLDATSLHLAVEAFYKPNFILYKDDVTVKAKDYKSECCETTFTEKKEKEVCVETPSAEDPQAKLLDENEVKIQTVSYEVEEEEYVEYETDCSSDSESEDNFIVVPPRDHLGLAIFSMLCCFWPLGIAAFYFSQGPESIST